Below is a genomic region from Trichoderma asperellum chromosome 2, complete sequence.
AATCTTATTGCCAATCAACTTGCAGAGAACCTTAATTCAAGATGACCAATATATCAGGAGCCGCCTTGTCATATGACGGGGATTCTAGATGAGCTCTCATGGTTAGACTTAGCCGCGGGAAGATATAGATGAAGCTGGTGGTAGTGACGGTCAAACCAGCGAGGTAAAGGGCATTCAGCTAATACAACGAAGACTCTAAATTTCTCGAGGTCGATGACTTGACAGCTCTTTGTGCGATAAACTACAATATTCTGCGCCAAGAGCAATCTTGATCAGACCGCTCCCCAACCAGTGACACTACTGCTAGAATCGATTCACCTGTAGGGCCCTGAACGAAGACGGCAAAGGACAGAAACTTTCGTAATACACGATGATCCCGAAGCCAAAATTtcttgaagaggagaaaaggatGTAAGACAGCATCCAGCGGAGCTAGTTGAAGCAGCGACAAGTTGCGCCGGTTGTGTTGGACTAAGCTCTATAGGGGTCATGGGAACCTTTTCATGCACCCATTAGTTTCACCAACCAtcatctatatatattgaCAAATTATTCCTAGCGCAATTACTCTCGGTGGCTTAGCTCCCTGGTGGCTGGATATTGGGAATTGCCCGGGTGGCCGATTGCGGCATGTAGTCTGGAAAGATGTAATTCCGTTCGAGAAAGTCTCCTGGAAACTGCAAACTGCGAACCAGTTAGTTCTCTAGCCGCGGGAGCAACCAAATCCCAGAACAGTTCATGACTGACTAGGAGTTCTTGACCGGGACACTGAACCTTGTCGCAGTGGTGATCCTTGGAATGACTTGCTAAGATGAATTACTCTCCGTGTCATATATCAGCAATATCGACTGCATGATTACTTGGGGATCTAGAGTCTAACTATGCCAAGCTGAGAAGTGAAGGTGGTGCAACTAAGCTCCCGTAAGATTTTTAGCATCCACAACTATATGTACCAACATGGATGTTGCAAACttgcaaaaagaaatgacTGCAGGATTACCTTGAGCGGATGACACTAGGCCTAACAGACCACGATCAACAAAACCCGATTTGTAGTTCAAATGTCAGAGCACCGTATAATATATTGACTTAATCACGCCCAAATCGTCTTTCTCGTCGTAAATCTCTCTCTTGAGCCATAAAAATGCCAATGCCATCTTCAGTAGTCTCAGAATCATCGCGAACAAGTTTGTTGTCTCCCGGGGATCAACGAGTACGGCGCAGAAGATTCAAGGTATCCTATATGAATTGGAAAGCACCTCAATGTGATATCCCGCTGGCGAAACTCAGcaacactttttttttagatatCGCAAAGATTTCAAGCCTAACAGCCTTTAGGGCCATCAGAATGACAATGGATGGTAAGCCAAAGACGAGTCTAATACGACGAACTTGCCACTGTGGGCTTCAGTCTTCCAAACTGCCAGAACCCTATTTTATCGTATGGCGCGTCGTTGAGTCTGTTGGTCGTTGCTATGATATTGTtaaaagctgcagcagatgtgGAAATCAGACTTACCATGGATTCATTGCCTTGCTATTCATTTCTCCCTGCATTGCCGCCGTCAGACAAGCAAAGTTTGGGGATGTTTCCCGTCTTTCATGATGACAGAGTCCACAACGTCGGCAGCGACCGGATCCCTCTCCTGATGCCATTGTGACAAGCCGAATAGAAAGCCGATAAAGACACTGCGCGAACTCGATGCCAGGAGTGAGCAATAAAGGATGAGACGGCACTTAACCTTTGAACCAAACAGAAGCGTGTGATTCTGGCATGAAACACGTCCagaatttctctcttttgaaCACAAGATCTATTTGAGATTATTTTACCGATCCTTTGTTCGATGCCTCGCCAGTTGGCAGCAGTTGTTCTTCATCTGTTAGCAGCTGCTAGGTGGCAGTATGTACATTTAGCCAAGACCACACAGTCACATACTGCCCATTGTCTTTTCTGCTTATTGCACTTCCCAACAATTCCAGGTTCAGGCTGTCATCCAAATCCATCACTAGAGCTCAGATAGCAAATTGGATGAGCGGCAAGGGCCACAGTCTCAGCGATGTCGCGATCGAGAAAGCACCCAATTAACtgcctttctctccctcagTATCCATCAAGAGCCGGCCAAGAATCTTCTCTCTGCGTTTTTGCCAAATTATGGCATCTGGATAACGGAGGACAAAATGAAGGGCAAAGGAAAGCACTATCTGAGGTGAGCAATCATGCAAACGTTTTGATCTCTCGTTGCAAGCTAATCGTTTCCTGCAGCCATTTGGTCAACGATAAACTAAATGTTGCGCAACTTCCTTTCAACAAGGACTCTACTTGACCTACGACTGACGACAATTAGAATCCTGCAGTCTCAACGCCCATCTGTATCGCACTAGAAGTTTATTCCGCGACTCAGCAACTGGGACCTACAAGCTAGCTCAGCGAAGCCGAATTACTGCTAAAGGCTGTGACAACTCTGGTCTTGACCAATTCTCCTCTTTAAACAGATATTTGTCAATGTGCACGCCACATCATCAGATCTTTATATGACAACCGCGCAAGGAGAATACATGATTGCCTCACCAACTGTCCTTTCAATCTGGATGGAGGCTTACGGTCTCCCATTTCCCATCTCATCAATTACACATTCGCCGAAAACATTCGTTGCACATGCAGGCTGCACACGCGCGTTTGTTAGCTGCTGTTccttctcgtcttcgtccaaTATTAGGTTCAATAGCCGTACATGCAGGTATTTATTTTGATGAGCTTGTCTGTCATACCTCGACAGATGCTATTGTACCGCTCTTTGCAAGATACCTAAAATAACAGCGCATATACTCGTGGGGACTCTGTCTCACGTTAAGACCGGAACCGTTTGCGATGCGCGAAACCATCACCGATGCCCGACAAGCTCTGCTTAGTATATCTTTCATTCTCTCATGATCCGTCATGCACAACGACGATGGGACAATAAAGACGAAACCTCCGAGCAACGACGTCGACAATGGATGACCATTACTTCCTAGGCAATAGAGCAAAAAGTCCcaacttctctctcttcccagcAACAACATCACCGACGACAAGCGACAGCAACATGCGAGTCTTCAATGACATGCAAGCCGAAATATAATGTTTATTCAAGCGTACACCAACAACAAGGACGATTTACCTCTCGAGGTCTATGTATTAATAGTAGTAAGTCCAAGATAAGCGGTCGGTAGAGCATAACTCTTGCGCATCAATCAGACCCTTTAACAGGGTAGTCATCCTAGCCATCGACCTGCCAAGGTAAAAAGCAGTTCAGCATCCCTCCAACATTTCTCGCCCTTCATGCTTAAATCAGGCCGTAAATGCCGAAGTAAAAGGAAATAATGGGAGACGAAATATGTCTACCTAATTGGTAGGATTCATCAGTATCGTTTAGACCTGAACTGCTTCGCTATTGAAGTTACGCTCTAAGCTCATCTTGTTCCCATGTTCAATCCAGCTTGATAACCAGTCCCGGCCAAACAACATCATCAATAgacaaaaaataaattacgGCGCATAGCAAGTCCACCCATATTCACCACCGCTGCACCCCGAGTAGGCGGCGCCATTAGAGTATGTAACTTGGCAACACTCGCTTACGTTGATACCTCCGTCAACGTTTCCGGTGTTTGGGTTATAACATTGCCAGTCATTGCAGCCGGAACCATCCGTAATGGCTTGCTCTGAGCCGTTGGAATATTGCTCTTGGCAACATGCCTGCATATTGAGACCGCCTAGAGTATTGTCTGCAACTGCGCCGGATAGCAGGGTGGCAGCAACAATAACGCTCAGGATACTAGAGGGAGCGAGCATGGTGGCTTTACGGACTTGTAGTTGCTTTATAATGGAGCTGTAAAGCGTCAGAAATAAAGTTATGAAAATCGTTAGGGATCTCTTACCGGACTAGCAATCGTAGAATGGGAAATTGAGAGCCGGTCAATGAGTAAAGAAGAACTTTGAGTGTAGAACTGGCGATGGGAAAACACCTACTTGTGAGGATTCTCATGGAATATTTATACACGACTATTTAGTTACTGGGCTCAATCTTGAGAAGCTTGTACTTTTCCCAATCaagaaatgaaagaagaacTTTACTGAGATAGAAATGAATGAAAACACATGCTGCAGCCTATGTACGTTGATTGGATCAAGAACGCTCCGAAGGATCATCTTATACCGtataatactactataacCTAGAAATCTGAATCATACCACCAACTTCAGTAGGATTCGTTTACactaaaaagtttatataatccAACCGGCATCTATACCCGCGACCAAGATCATACGGATAAAATGTTTGTAAATTGGAAACAACGCCATTGCATTGATGGATGCCGTGAGGCTGTCTGCGACCTTCCAGGGAGGCTGCCCCAGATAGAAAATTATGCGTAATATATCCTCTATTCGGCCTTATTCTACTTCATATCAGCTTATTTTCGAACAATTAATCTGTAAGTGTAATAGTACAATTATTTAAGGACTACATAGGTCCTTCGATTGCCTTGCGAGAATGAGGGGTGAGCGGTTCGTCGGCATTGTTTGTTAGTTCGCGGGCCATCGTCAAATGTATTTGTTGTGTTAAttcttttcctccgcttCTCACGGCACAGTTTCTGCGTCAGATTCCGTGTACAACAGACTTTCTATTGGTTGGAATACGCAAAGGAGCTCAGGAGGAATGAAAGGAATGAGGGACTGTGAGGAGACAAGAAGTCCAATGGCGAGAAAAGTCGTAAAATGACCAGTTAGAAGTGACCCCTCGTCAGTGCATACTACGCACGCTAGCAATAATATCTCTAGGTTGCTTTCCATTTATAGTACAACTTCGCACCTGTCTGAAGCGAGGAATTGATCTGCATATGCATTCACCCCACTAATGCGCGCCATAAACGGCGACCTCGCGGCGACATCACGACGCAATTCCCATTGAGACTACCGAGTCTACTCTAAGCCTTATGAACTATGGGAAATATCATCTTTGAGAGAATTGACCGTCAAGATCGGAGCACAAAACTTTCAGGTCCGCAAGTCGGCAATGAAGTAATACCAAAAACTGCGCATTGCACTTGTAACAGAATCTGTCCATGTTTTATATAGGCATCTTTGTACATCATCGTTATTTAGATCTCTTAGCATCTCCAACTTTGCTTGACAAGCCCGACCAGCTCTGATCTCGGCCCGTCCTTGGCTCGAAACGACCTTTTCTAACCCAGCACTCGGCTTAGAGCTTTAGTCTATACGCTAACGCACAGATGGGTTTCTAGGAAGGTTAGTACAGATTACATCTACACGTCTAATGCGGCTTAAATACGAGCAAGTTACGTTTAGTATTTCACGCATATATATGAAGTACCAAGGAGACTATTATATTACCAACCAAAGAACGAATCATCTTTAATTAATGGTTTTTATGGGTCATTTCTAGTTGGTGTGAAAAAGTCGTGTCCGAAGGCAATCGGCCTCTCGGCGAGAGGACGCCTCGGCAGGTATACAACAATCGCACGGCATTTCTCGATCCAATAACTGTTCGAAAGTCCAATGTATAATCTGGCAGCGATTACGACTCCGTCAAACGTTGCTAAATAGCATTCATAAGACTCATCAAAGGCTTTCAAGCAGTCTTACAAGTCATGTAGTATGCCtgtctctttcttcctttgtAGAAATATTCCTCTTCTAGAAGGATTGTCCGCTCAGTTAGACAGATTAGACAGTCCGACTCTCCAGATTATTTAACAGTTTCAGCAGATAAGTGGTTAAGGTTATTACCGCTTTTGGAGCAGCTCAACTTAGTGCAAGAGCTTGCTAGTCATGTTCCAGAGTCAATGTAAGAAATCCACCAGCAAGTTAGGTTTCTTGTGCAAATTACGTCACTGGTGGAGGAACAAAAGagataaattatatttcGTATAAATAATTGCATATGATCACTCTATTCTTGGCTTGTGATAGACCTTGGCCAGTTGACGCATTGACAAAAGTGATTACACTGCGTGTTTTGCTCCAGCTCTTTAATAGTGTATGTAATAGTAAAGCTGGTTACtgataactataaaattctCCAATATTTTGCTCCCCATCTACTAAACAGCGATACTATCCATGGAAATTTCCGTCACCCAAATCTTCAGTCCGAAGCAATCATAAAAATGTGGCGGTATGGTCTAAATAGATAAATGACAGTGTTACGAATTATAAAAGTGAATTGGTAGTCGCGAAAGCTTTCCCAACTAAGCCATCAGGTAGTAGCTTCACGTCACCGAGCCTTTTCTCGCAGGTTTATATAGTCAGCATCCGCTATTGTTTTTCCACTTTAGTTTCCGTGAATTTGTTAACTGATTTTGTGTGTGCCTCTTAACTGACCGGATCATATTGCCCACTCCAGCTATTGGCAAATTCCCAAGTTAAGACTCAAGGAAAACTGACAAATACACCATTTATGGGGACTTGTGCAGCTATGATTCGCTGACAAGCTCCAGGGTTTATGGATATCGAATCATCACTTCGAAAAAGTCTCCGAGACAAGATATCAAAGTAAAAGATGCATGAAATTCGGTATATCGTTTCCATGGGTCTCGTGTAAGTGATGGATCATCCTATGATCTACGTAAGGGCCTCTCATAGGGATATGCCATATAATGACTAATTGAGCTTAGGGAGGGACGAAaactctatatatatatatgcgtATATATAGCCTCTCTAATTTTATCAGTCTAATCTTAACTATTCGGTCAATTTATCAATTTACCAAAGTCTTATATATCACATATATTACTCCCAAGTACCCACACCATGATTGATGATAATGAGACTTTTGATGGAACTTTTCCATTCAAGCCACACTTTTCAACAGCGGCGGGCTTCCGCATGCATTATGTTGATGAAGGGCAAGGACCAATAGTTTTATGCTTGCACGGAGAACCTACTCACTCTTATTTGTACCGAGATGTGATCCCAATATTAGCGAAAGATCACAGGGTCATTGTACCAGATTATATGGGCTTTGGCAAGAGCGAGACCCCAGACGTCGAATATACGGCGAAGAGACGCACAGGCAATTTGGAAATTCTCGTTCAAGAACTCAATTAACACGATATTACTCTCGTCGTGCACGACTGGGTTGGCCAGATTGGTGGAGCTTTGGCGCTTAGACAACCGCAGTTGATTCGCCGTATCGTCGTCATGAATACAACGCTATCAATGGGAGAATCTGCAGAAGATAAATGTTTCGAAGGAAATGGCAAAGAATCGGCTTGGTTTGGCTGGGCGGATCGAGCGTTTCTCGATGGCTCTTTTGAAGCAACATTGAGCAACGCTGGCGTTGCCATAGTTGATCTTATGAAGCTACTTCAAGGTTTTGAGCGAAAGGAAACCTCTGAAGCATTTTTCCGTGCCTATTACTTGCCTTTTGCAACACCAGAGGAATGTTGCGGTGTCATTTCTTTTCCGAAGAGCATCGTTACATGAAGTTTCAAGCCAGAAAAGGGAATCGCGGAAGCAATTGCGGCTGTAAAGCCCAAGCCTGTTATGATGATCTACGGCATGAAAGATAAGGTTCTGCTTGCAAAATACTTTATTCCAGTCTTCAAAGCTGCATTTCCCAACGCTCCCATTCATTACCTTGAGAATGCCAGCCACTTTTTGCTGGAAGACGCGCCAGAGGAGATTAGAGACCTAATTCTTTCCTTCATCAAGAACACATAGCAATAACATTGGATACGTATAAAATACATAAATTTAAAGCAGCACAGGCATCATGGAGTTTAATTAGGCATTGATATACGAGTAGCACCATGATTTGTGAACTAGGATCCACTAAGGAATCTTTACTCGCATCCCAAACTCCGTAAACAAAGCTGATAAACTCATTGTCCAAATAAAGAAATTGTTTTCAAATATACattatagttaactataaaagtattacttGCCGAGATTCTTTTTTCCAATGACCCATAATTTTAACCAAGCGAGCAGCCTTAACAATACAAAACAGCCCAACAAAAAGTGAGGGGCTAAACTTCATACAGAAGGTAATTAGTAGCTACGTGAAAGTAGCTGTATGAATAGTAATCCCTTTATGAGAGAATCCATTTTACGGACGAGGTTATCACTGTACGGATGTAAAACGAATGAGACCTTTACACCCGCTTCATATACAGTAATGTGCAATCGGCAGCTTATTACACCGACCGAATGATGATATATCGAATGGAAAAGTGTAAAGATTTTGGCTAAAGCAAGATGTTTTAGCCGGATTCGAATCAACTATTCTAAAGAAACTAATGATgcaatataaaaaagacttgCCAAGCAATTTGTCGCTAGATAAAAAAGGcaatgaaagaaagaagctgtAGATTCACAAAAGGTCTCTAATTACAGTCACGAAATCATTGATCGCTATGCCAAATTGTTTGTTAATATTTTCCATTTTTGGAGGGTTTTACTCTAGACCAGATTACAAGTTGCTTTATATCGATTTTTTATATCTACTGTACCCCATACCCTTACCCAAGATCCATGCCTATTGCCCCGGCCGGTACTTTTCCAGAAGCAGTGACCTTAACCGAATGCTACGTATACGTATAACTCTGTAGGAAACCATCCGACGATGGCTCTGTTTAAATCTATCTTCCACCAATGAGCCCAGAATATTAATCGAAATTATCCAAGAATTACAATAATGGCTCtatttatagcttaaatCCACAAATACGCGCAACTCactaagttatatatattcacgTCGTTGACCACTGAACTTCAAACTCGTAACAACCTCTTTAGAATTATCTTGACATATTCAATCAATCACTCCATTCAAAATGGTAAACACCACTGTGTTACTTAATGCACTGCTTATCACAGCTACTACTGTGTCTGCTATGTAAGTACATGATAGCTTTTGAACACGGGTTGGAATGGATTGCTAACTATTTATGTAGCGCTCCTTTGACAGCGTATCCCTTGGGCCGATTCTGCGATCTCAGCAGCCCCAGCACCGGAAGTGGGTCTACTGCATCTACTTTCACCTGGGATACCTTCACAGAAAACGAATGTTATTCATTCAACTCCAACATCTTATCTCTTCAGACTGGTACCATTGCTGAGGGCTGCAGTGCAACTTTCTACCGCGACAATTTTGATTGCACAGGTGATTCCTACGTTGTTGATGACGCCGACGGTGGCAACTGCTTTGGTCTTGGAGGAGATGTCTTCAGGAGCTTTAAATTCTTTGCCTGTGGTTCACAATAATGCATCTAGGATAATCTTGGAATATAGCTCAGCGTCCATCATATATCTTGTATGGCGTAATTGCGACGATAAACTACCTAACGTACATATGGAAGAATATATGAGCTTATAAGTTTCCGAACGATTTTCATAATTCTACCACGGTCTTAAAAATAGCCGGAAGAGAAGTTTTCCACAAGTATCTCTAACACTAGATATCTGTTGCGTAGAACTTTAGATAGAGGGAAGTGTCTGTTAAGGTGTTGCCGCAGATAGCGTGTGTAAATGTATCAATTATTCATTACGTTTAACATTATTTACATATCGAATAGTAATCGTCTTCCATGGACGCGTTCCAATTTCATAAAGGAACCTCTAACCGTATATAAAATGCTCTAAGACAACAAGATTGCCATGCCAAGAGTAAAGACACCAACGATGCCAATGGAAGCCGAAACAGAGCCAGCTCCGGAGCAAGTATCTGAGCGCTTGTAGCCGTTGCCGCCGCTTTTGCTGCTAACGGTGCATGAAGTGGTGGCAGCAGGGGCAGCGGATGTTGTGGTTGAAGATCCCGAAGTAACAAGTCGTCCTCCAAAAACTTCCTGTGGGTTCGACGCACTTTTTTCACTTTTCGCGGCCTTCTGGTATGCATCAAGCGTTTGGGATGAGTTGGCATTCACTACTCCGCTCATGCCACTGATGCAGTGGGAGAAGGTGTTTTGCGAAcagtagaagaagattggATCGGTCGAGTTGACAGTGACTTGGAAAACTTGGTCCTGGTACAGGTGTTAGATGATAACTGATGTTTACTATACAGAACTTTGATACATACAGCTTCTCCACTGGAAACAGGCTGAAAACCGGAGAAGAATCCGCCAGtcttggctggctggcaTGGATTCGCAAAGTCGCCCATTACAACGCTGTGGTTGATAGGGTGGAAGTGGAACTCGAGAATGTCGTGTACTTTTGCCGTTACACTGTCAGGCGTAAAGGTGAGACCATTTGCTCCAACATCGATTTTAATCGTCTCCGCACTTGCCTGCGAAGCAAGTGCGAGGACGGCGGCGTTAGTGAAAGTCGTAGCACGCATATCAGCTGTAAATGCAACAATGAAAGACAAAATTgccaaaaataaaatctGGATGTTCTAATTCTAGTCGAATTTGAGAAGGTCCATATCAAGGAGATGTTTACATCTTAAATACTGGACTCTATCTCTCCACTCCGATAGCTTGGAATTCCAAATAACTGACGTGATAGGAGAGGCCGCCGTCCATGACCGCGTGAGCTGAGCCTGACACGGAATAACTCGAGGTTTCCAAGGAAAGACTCTCTTCCCGATCTGTTTACTAATACCCTTGTCATATCTTTGGCTTCATCCAACCACGCGGCGAGTGGACTATACTTTGCTGCTAGCAACTCCGCGAAAAGTCCATTATGATGATAGTGAGTGGGGTAGCATCCCGACCAAATGGAACAAAGGCTGGTGCACGTTGCTGATGCTATATTAAGCACCTGCTAGGCCACATCTGGCTGGGAAAGGGGTCATCTTGTTGTGGTGGGTTTGGGT
It encodes:
- a CDS encoding uncharacterized protein (SECRETED:SignalP(1-22)); the protein is MLAPSSILSVIVAATLLSGAVADNTLGGLNMQACCQEQYSNGSEQAITDGSGCNDWQCYNPNTGNVDGGINVSECCQVTYSNGAAYSGCSGGEYGWTCYAP
- a CDS encoding uncharacterized protein (SECRETED:SignalP(1-20)), translated to MVNTTVLLNALLITATTVSAIAPLTAYPLGRFCDLSSPSTGSGSTASTFTWDTFTENECYSFNSNILSLQTGTIAEGCSATFYRDNFDCTGDSYVVDDADGGNCFGLGGDVFRSFKFFACGSQ
- a CDS encoding uncharacterized protein (EggNog:ENOG41~TransMembrane:1 (n4-15c20/21o191-213i)~SECRETED:SignalP(1-20)) — translated: MRATTFTNAAVLALASQASAETIKIDVGANGLTFTPDSVTAKVHDILEFHFHPINHSVVMGDFANPCQPAKTGGFFSGFQPVSSGEADQVFQVTVNSTDPIFFYCSQNTFSHCISGMSGVVNANSSQTLDAYQKAAKSEKSASNPQEVFGGRLVTSGSSTTTSAAPAATTSCTVSSKSGGNGYKRSDTCSGAGSVSASIGIVGVFTLGMAILLS